From Longimicrobiaceae bacterium, the proteins below share one genomic window:
- a CDS encoding FAD-binding oxidoreductase has product MSAEAPTTLPSPSPFRGRFLLDPNERAKYAEASGILSVVPSAVAVPNDRVDVQNLVRWADRTGTPLVPRSAATGMPGGNVGGGVAVDLLTSFSHIEPPDPTTRTLEVEVGATLAAVNARCEPHGLHFPVDPSSGARCTFGGMLANNSAGPHSVRYGATRRWVRELEVVLADGSLVHAARGTRPSDPRLAEIAIRVDALLRPEAERIEAEWPRVRKNASGYALREYLRSGDLVDLLIGSEGTLCLILSAVLELAPIPTRRALVILEFTDLELAGAAVESILAEEPATCEMLDRTFLELVRNAGRDDAYPLREGLEAILLVELEGNDDEEIRERGRRLGELADRLGARHTIALSESEQAGAHALRRAASPIIAEQAGGRVSMQFIEDCVVPVDRLAIYVHGLRAILARHHLPAVIFGHAGDGNLHVNPLVDVRADNWREEIEVVLYEVADLVATLGGTLSGEHGDGRLRAPLLETIWGRRMVERFRGIKDIFDPKGIFNPGVILPLPGQRPFDALRPFT; this is encoded by the coding sequence TTGAGCGCCGAGGCTCCGACGACACTCCCCTCCCCTTCTCCCTTCCGGGGACGCTTTCTTCTCGATCCGAACGAGCGAGCGAAGTACGCCGAGGCGTCGGGCATTCTTTCAGTCGTGCCCAGCGCCGTCGCCGTGCCCAACGACCGTGTTGACGTCCAGAATCTCGTTCGCTGGGCGGATCGCACCGGTACGCCGCTCGTGCCACGCTCGGCGGCCACGGGCATGCCGGGCGGCAACGTCGGCGGCGGGGTAGCGGTCGATCTCCTGACTTCGTTTTCCCACATCGAGCCGCCGGACCCCACTACCCGAACGCTCGAGGTGGAGGTCGGCGCGACCCTCGCGGCGGTGAATGCTCGCTGCGAGCCACACGGTCTCCACTTTCCGGTCGACCCCTCCAGCGGCGCGCGCTGCACCTTCGGTGGCATGCTCGCCAACAATTCGGCTGGACCACATTCGGTGCGCTACGGCGCCACGCGCCGCTGGGTGCGCGAGCTCGAAGTTGTCCTGGCCGATGGAAGCCTGGTACACGCGGCTCGCGGAACCCGACCCTCCGATCCTCGGCTGGCAGAAATCGCCATACGAGTGGACGCCCTCCTTCGGCCCGAGGCGGAGCGGATCGAGGCGGAGTGGCCCCGTGTGCGCAAGAACGCCTCGGGATACGCGCTGCGCGAGTACCTCCGGAGCGGCGATCTCGTCGACCTGCTGATCGGAAGCGAGGGCACCCTCTGCCTCATCCTCTCCGCCGTGCTGGAGCTGGCCCCCATTCCGACTCGCAGAGCGCTGGTCATTCTCGAATTCACCGATCTGGAACTCGCCGGAGCCGCGGTGGAGTCGATCCTGGCGGAGGAGCCTGCCACCTGCGAGATGCTCGACCGCACGTTCCTGGAACTGGTCCGAAACGCAGGGCGGGACGACGCCTATCCGCTCCGCGAGGGTCTGGAGGCGATCCTGCTGGTGGAGCTGGAGGGGAACGACGACGAGGAGATTCGCGAGAGAGGGCGACGGCTGGGCGAGCTGGCCGATCGGCTCGGCGCGCGTCACACGATTGCGCTCTCGGAGAGCGAGCAGGCCGGTGCCCACGCGCTGCGCCGCGCTGCCAGCCCCATCATCGCGGAGCAGGCGGGCGGGCGGGTCTCGATGCAGTTCATCGAGGATTGCGTGGTTCCGGTCGACCGGCTCGCCATCTACGTGCACGGCCTGCGCGCGATCCTCGCGCGCCATCACCTCCCCGCCGTGATCTTCGGCCACGCCGGCGACGGCAACCTGCACGTCAACCCGCTGGTCGATGTCCGGGCCGACAATTGGCGAGAGGAGATCGAAGTGGTCCTGTACGAGGTGGCCGACCTCGTCGCGACACTCGGCGGCACCCTGTCAGGCGAGCATGGCGACGGGCGCTTGCGCGCCCCTCTGCTGGAGACGATCTGGGGACGCCGCATGGTGGAGCGTTTCCGCGGCATCAAGGATATCTTCGACCCCAAGGGCATCTTCAACCCGGGCGTGATCCTACCCCTGCCGGGCCAGCGCCCCTTCGACGCGCTGCGCCCTTTCACCTGA
- a CDS encoding transcriptional repressor, which yields MASISVDDQASERILREALEANGQRLTEQRAAIYRFLRGNTEHPTADEVFTAVRAEIADISLATVYKALETLVSCGLATKLAYADGSARYDPRTDDHFHARCLRCGMVRDVQGSAVHGTLPSIEPTDGFRVEGYRLEVVGYCAACAS from the coding sequence ATGGCTTCCATTTCCGTCGACGATCAGGCTTCCGAACGCATCCTTCGCGAAGCGCTCGAAGCCAACGGTCAGCGACTCACCGAGCAGCGAGCCGCGATCTATCGCTTTCTTCGCGGCAACACGGAGCATCCCACGGCCGACGAGGTGTTCACCGCGGTGCGCGCGGAGATCGCCGACATCTCGTTGGCAACCGTGTACAAGGCGCTGGAGACGCTGGTGAGCTGCGGCCTGGCCACCAAGCTGGCCTATGCTGACGGATCGGCCCGCTATGATCCGCGCACGGACGATCACTTCCACGCCCGCTGCCTCCGCTGCGGCATGGTACGGGACGTCCAGGGAAGTGCGGTGCATGGCACCCTCCCCTCCATCGAGCCCACCGACGGCTTCCGCGTGGAGGGCTACCGGCTGGAAGTGGTCGGCTACTGCGCGGCCTGCGCCAGTTGA
- a CDS encoding metal ABC transporter permease: MIQPELEILAIAIVVAVACALPGVFLVLRSMALMSDAISHSILLGIVLGFLFVGDIGSPLLILAAAATGVVTVVLVELLNQTRLVKEDAAIGLVFPVLFSIGVILIARFAGNVHLDTDAVLLGELVFAPFERFELAGADLGPRVLWVMLVILALNAAFLGIFFKELKLTTFDAGLAAALGFSPALVHYLFMSLVSITAVGAFDAVGSILVVAMMIGPPATAYLLTDRLSTMIALSAVVGVVGAAAGYLLSSTLDASIAGSMAVAIGLCFAGAFAFAPERGMVAVRRRRERQRWEFAETMLAIHLFNHESLPEHQEESRVQHLHEHLRWEESFAQRVVDRALDHGVVVRANHDRLELTSAGRHTARRAISSL, encoded by the coding sequence ATGATCCAGCCCGAGCTCGAAATCCTCGCGATCGCTATCGTCGTCGCGGTGGCCTGCGCGCTACCAGGGGTCTTCCTGGTGCTCCGCAGCATGGCCTTGATGAGCGACGCGATCAGCCACTCGATCCTGCTCGGGATCGTGCTCGGCTTCCTCTTCGTCGGTGACATCGGCTCCCCACTGCTCATCCTCGCTGCGGCTGCGACGGGGGTGGTGACGGTCGTCCTGGTCGAGTTGCTCAACCAGACACGTCTGGTGAAGGAGGACGCCGCGATCGGCCTCGTCTTCCCCGTGCTCTTCAGCATCGGCGTGATCCTCATCGCCCGGTTTGCCGGCAACGTTCACCTCGATACGGACGCGGTGCTGCTGGGTGAGCTGGTCTTTGCACCCTTCGAGCGCTTCGAGCTCGCGGGTGCCGACCTGGGACCGCGGGTGCTGTGGGTGATGCTGGTAATCCTGGCGCTGAATGCGGCTTTTCTGGGCATCTTCTTCAAGGAGCTGAAGCTCACCACCTTCGACGCAGGGTTGGCGGCCGCGCTGGGCTTCTCGCCCGCCCTCGTCCACTACCTCTTCATGTCGCTGGTCTCGATTACGGCAGTGGGGGCCTTCGACGCGGTGGGGTCGATCCTGGTGGTCGCGATGATGATCGGCCCGCCGGCGACGGCGTACCTCCTCACCGATCGGCTTTCCACGATGATCGCTCTCAGTGCGGTCGTCGGGGTAGTGGGCGCCGCCGCAGGCTATCTCCTCTCCTCCACGCTCGACGCCTCGATCGCGGGGTCCATGGCCGTCGCAATCGGGCTCTGCTTCGCGGGCGCTTTCGCCTTTGCGCCCGAACGTGGGATGGTGGCGGTACGTCGCCGGCGGGAGCGGCAGCGGTGGGAGTTCGCCGAGACCATGCTGGCAATTCACCTATTCAACCATGAGTCGCTGCCCGAACACCAGGAGGAGAGCCGCGTACAGCATCTCCACGAACACCTTCGCTGGGAAGAGAGCTTCGCCCAGCGAGTCGTGGACCGCGCGCTGGACCACGGGGTGGTGGTGCGGGCGAACCACGATCGCCTCGAGCTCACCTCCGCGGGTAGGCACACCGCACGGCGGGCGATCAGCTCGCTCTGA